Proteins co-encoded in one Dasypus novemcinctus isolate mDasNov1 chromosome 6, mDasNov1.1.hap2, whole genome shotgun sequence genomic window:
- the LOC111759946 gene encoding uncharacterized protein — MSLRTSKPGRPRALGKENLPHSLHYPSALLAKRVFVEISLNKGITFIANNLKFRGKDCGENPAAKPTEDKAGNPSKVNSQHLIEQTPEKAHEMPLEAPPKNLPGEVPEQAPGKHPEKPPAKLFKHLAARALEWLSKYHSGDMYRSGDADSSNERTDQEGTPEGEGGGEEAEPRGLEIPLPPLVESFISTSSSDFPWIPVVAGAAALLFLLLLCCFFYLCCWCKREPDPCRTVCCSPPCPMMITRCCDCPGTGHLRQMEGPLLAPGVAYPTWELVP, encoded by the exons ATGTCCCTCAGGACCTCCAAGCCAGGCCGACCTCGTGCTCTGGGGAAGGAGAACTTGCCCCATTCTCTCCACTACCCCAGTGCCTTGCTGGCAAA GAGGGTCTTCGTTGAAATCAGCCTCAACAAAGGCATAACCTTCATCGCCAACAACCTCAAATTCAGAGGAAAGGACTGC GGGGAGAATCCTGCTGCTAAACCCACCGAGGACAAGGCTGGGAACCCAAGCAAGGTCAACAGCCAGCACCTCATTGAGCAAACCCCTGAGAAAGCCCATGAGATGCCCCTGGAGGCCCCCCCAAAAAACCTCCCTGGAGAGGTCCCTGAGCAGGCCCCTGGAAAGCATCCTGAGAAGCCCCCCGCAAAGCTCTTCAAGCATCTTGCAGCCAGAGCCCTCGAGTGGCTTTCCAAGTACCACAGTGGTGATATGTACCGCAGTGGTGATGCGGACAGCAGCAATGAGCGCACTGACCAGGAGGGGACCCCCGAGGGCGAGGGCGGTGGTGAGGAGGCGGAGCCCCGTGGCTTGGAGATCCCCTTACCACCACTTGTTGAAAGCTTCATCAGCACCAGCAGCAGCGACTTCCCCTGGATCCCCGTGGTGGCTGGCGCAGCTGCCCTGCTCTTCCTCCTGTTGCTGTGCTGCTTCTTCTACCTGTGCTGTtgg TGTAAAAGGGAGCCGGACCCATGTAGG ACAGTGTGCTGCAGCCCGCCGTGCCCCATGATGATTACCCGCTGCTGTGACTGCCCGGGCACTGGGCATCTGAGGCAAATGGAg GGacctctcctggctcctggtgtAGCCTACCCGACCTGGGAACTTGTCCCCTAA